One stretch of Cydia fagiglandana chromosome 18, ilCydFagi1.1, whole genome shotgun sequence DNA includes these proteins:
- the LOC134673217 gene encoding senecionine N-oxygenase-like, translating to MLFQLSRRTCVIGAGYGGLASARYLKQQGVQFSLLEAQRSLGGNWRFQTDLEEDGLPPFTGVYKQLRTNTPRQIMEFANWPFPDTTPSYPTAPCFYKYMQNFTKAFDLEKYIQFRSLVTSVKWADTQWEISYIKTDSKENSTMTCDFVIVATGHWSLPKIPNFEGQEKFEGKIIHIQKYKDPEPFRNLRILLIGAGPSGLDMAMHLTNQSSRLIHSHHLEYDQPFFGANYVKKPDVKKFTRSGVVFQDDSFEEVDIVILCTGYDFDFSFLHESCGLTVSRKFVLPVYQHMVNVRRPSMVLLGLPKPIIPKLIDAQANYAASLAAGKFELPSQDDMMNSWLQVAGGRKIVDVNFLADQQDQYFANLSAEASIPRVSPVITIVRDFNAKNRLEDLFNYRDYDYKILDDQNFERFYNPRKEICDIVV from the exons ATGCTGTTTCAGCTATCTCGACGGACATGCGTGATCGGTGCTGGCTACGGCGGGCTCGCGTCTGCGCGCTACCTAAAACAACAAGGCGTCCAGTTCTCCTTACTAGAAGCACAGCGGAGCCTTGGTGGTAACTGGAGGTTCCAGACCGATTTGGAAGAGGATGGCTTGCCACCGTTTACAGGAGTTTATAAGCAACTGAG GACCAACACTCCCCGGCAGATCATGGAGTTTGCCAACTGGCCCTTCCCTGATACCACGCCATCTTATCCAACCGCACCCTGCTTCTACAAGTACATGCAGAACTTTACCAAGGCATTCGACTTAGAGAAATACATACAG ttcaGATCTTTAGTGACGTCAGTGAAATGGGCAGATACCCAATGGGAGATCTCATACATCAAGACGGATTCGAAGGAGAACAGCACAATGACTTGTGATTTCGTGATAGTCGCCACTGGGCATTGGAGTTTGCCAAAGATACCTAATTTCGAGGGTCAGGAGAAATTCGAAG GAAAAATAATCCACATCCAGAAATACAAAGACCCTGAACCGTTCAGAAACCTTCGGATACTCCTGATTGGCGCTGGCCCTTCAGGGCTGGACATGGCCATGCATCTAACCAATCAAAGCTCGCGTCTGATCCACAGCCACCATTTGGAGTACGACCAGCCGTTCTTTGGGGCCAATTATGTGAAGAAGCCTGATGTCAAGAAATTCACGAGGAGTGGGGTGGTGTTTCAGGATGACAGCTTTGAGGAGGTGGATATTGTGATACTATGCACGG GATACGATTTTGACTTTAGCTTCCTACACGAGAGCTGCGGGCTGACCGTGTCGCGAAAGTTCGTGTTACCGGTCTATCAGCACATGGTGAACGTTCGGAGACCTAGCATGGTGCTGCTGGGGTTGCCCAAGCCGATAATTCCAAAGCTTATAGATGCACAG GCAAACTACGCAGCATCATTAGCAGCGGGTAAATTTGAGTTGCCCTCGCAAGATGATATGATGAATTCCTGGCTTCAAGTAGCCGGGGGCAGGAAGATCGTCGATGTCAACTTCTTGGCTGATCAACAG gACCAGTACTTCGCAAACCTCTCTGCCGAAGCTAGCATCCCCCGCGTGTCGCCAGTAATAACTATTGTGAGGGACTTCAACGCCAAGAACCGGCTGGAAGATCTATTCAACTACAGGGATTATGACTATAAAATACTCGATGATCAGAATTTTGAAAGGTTTTACAATCCGAGAAAGGAAATTTGTGATATTGTTGTTTAA